Genomic DNA from Salvia miltiorrhiza cultivar Shanhuang (shh) chromosome 1, IMPLAD_Smil_shh, whole genome shotgun sequence:
TTGCTCTAGCAGGATTGAAGGCGAAAGCAAAATACGTTCGCAGTGAGTTAGGCAAGCGTATGAAGTTGCGGCTCACGCCCGAGGTCCGGTTCCTAGAAGATGAGTCTCTAGAACGTGGAAGCAGGGTAAGACTTGATAGTTTTTAATCACCAATTACATGTGCCTTTTCCGAAGTTAATAGTTCTCTCATGATAAAACATCATCATTCATTACATCTTTTTGTGTTGTCATTTAGTTCCTTATTATTGATATGCTCCACACTTACATACAGACACTTCTTTGGATTCAaatgacattttttttgtttggtgtgtgggggtgggggggttgTATATGAGGCATGGCTTGATCTGTAACCAAATTACCTCCTGTCAAAAGCATGCAACTATGTCGTCCATAACTCTTTTTCCCCTCATTAATTGTTCAATGTTTTCCTTGGTTGGTTCAGGTGATTGCTATATTGGATAAATTAAAGGACGAGAATGCGAAAAAAGGTAATAGTGATGAAGATGGTGATCATGGAGAGTTCTCCGATAGGAGGGATGATGATGTGGAGTGGGAGGGCGATGAGATTGACGATGAGGGCATCATTTATGTGAAGTAGTTGATCCAGCACATAAACAACAATGGAGGCTACAATATACAGGCAGAGGATTGCTTCGCAACTGGTTAGTTTCACTTTACTATATTGAACTTAACCTATATTGAAAGTCATGTTGAGATAGATTGCTCAAAGGTTGTCTGCTGGTTTGTTTTTTAGGACTCAAGCTGGCTTGGGAAAGTAATTTGATTCcttgatttcggatttccatgTTTGGTTCAATGTAATAGGGAAAGCAAAAACGATTTATCAGCAGAGTTAGGAAAGTTGTACACTGGTTGCTTATCTTATGAATGTGATATATGAAAACATTTTTAGATGATTTTAACAAATTATTGTGAATAGAATTGAGATGttaaaatcatttttattacttttattaatttgatgatgtttttctttttttccggcaaccaatttattttttcctatAGAGAAATACTGCTTTATTTCGTCGCATTTACAAAGCCTCGTcatatttttttgcaattacaAATTAAGGAAAATACtagtttaataaataaatatcccAACAACACTACTTTTCCGCCAACCTAACGAGCCATTTTACGGTTATTTGACTCTAGTTCAATTTTCACTGTCTTCCACCCGTCTAGCTTTTCACTAGCAAATTGGCCTTGAGCTCCAAACCAAAGCTTTCATAATCCCATTTTCATGATTTTGTATGAATATGTttgagctctctctctctctctctctctctctctctcacacacacacacacacaacacatcCAATATGGGAAGGCCCAGTCCCACATACATAAAAAATACACATGATATCAATTATCAAAATATGAGTGTGACCAACCCAATCTTAAGAGCTCCATACCAAGGAATTTCACTAAGAGCATATCCAAATCACAGAGATTAGTGTAACAACTGCTCAAATCATTGTCTGCTAACTGACCAGTTCAACTAAAAAGATTCATGGTCCTGCATATCAGCCAACAATGAAGAACTGGTTTTTCTCATGAATTATTTTCATCCAGGAAAAAGATGGAAGTTTttcattcaaaaataaaaataaaaaaaatcctctAGTGATGCTCCTTAGCTTCAGCCTTCTTATGAGACTTAGCCTGTATCTGTTCAAAATAAAAGGACACAGCGTTAAGTCTTTGCGGTGCTAGAATGATGGATGAAGCAATGCAGTGGTATAAAATAATGTACGTAACCAGATAATTTATGCACCAGCACAGAGAATACAATGTATGATCCACTGATAAAGCAATACTATATTCAGAATCTACTATTTTCATTGCATTAGAATCTCTAGCACTGCAGTGGCATAAAATATGTAGCCAGATGATTCATACAACTGCAGGATAGAATGTATGATCAACTGATAAAAGCAATATATGCAGGATCTACTATCTCATTGCGTTATAATCTCTATTAGGCTGGAGGAACCTCAGAGTAAGAAGATTCCAAAGGTGTCGATGGGCTGGGGCAGCATTTATGTGATAGTTCAATTAGTTACTAAAGAGGAGTGCATACAGGTTTGGGGGAATATGTAAGAGGAAAATTGGCCATTTTGCACGTATAGAAGTTGGAAGCTTATGTACAAACTCTCATTGCATCAAGAACACAAACAATTCCATAATTTGATACAAATGCAGCCAATTGGCAATTTAACACATAATATTGCCACAATGGACAAGATTAAGATTACTGTCACAATTAAATCTTAACTAACAGTACAGTGAAATGGCGATTTACATCACATATTCGACACTACTGAAACATAACTAGCTCATCTACAAACGTACATTTATTTCCAACCAAGCACTAGCTAAACAGATGTTGCAATTTCAAACAAACGAGTGATCACCGTAACATTTTACAGCAAGATAGCCATGAGAACAATACAAATCTTGGGAGCCAAAACCAGATATGATTCATCTCCACATATAATATACTCGGCAGAACTTATACAAGAAATACTCAGCAAAAGCATAACATTTTATCTCATTCACTAAGAAGCTGCAGAATGATTTGAAACGAGCCATTCACAACATATATTCACACGAACATTACTAGTTATCATCTAGCCACACATCAAAAGAACTTCAACAACTATCTTCATAAATTTGAATCAAAACCAACATAAGCAagcttattttcattttcacaGGCCTACCCTGAGTAGCAATATCAAGGCTACTCCCATCAGTCCATCACAAGTCCAAATTCAGAAACCACCGCAGCACTTTCATAGATCAAACAATCGACGAATGACTTAGTTACAAAAGTCAGAACCAAAGTCCCAGATCTGAACATAGTCAACCCCAACCTCACATCAAGGAGATCATAATAAGTAAACAAACAATCTGAAATCAAACGCCTCGAAACGCAAACAAGCAAATCAAAGCTCGAAACACTTTTGAAACAGACACATAAACCCTAAATTCCATTCATCACCGcgaaacaaaagaaattaaaacaaatttaaaGGGAGAAAAACGACACAATACCTTAAGAACCTTTAGTTTTAAGCTGCCGTAGACAACTCCGAAGGAAAAAGCAGAAACCCTAGCCACCTGCGGATTtcgaaatttaaataaatcgtCAATTAATACACAGCACAATAAGTGTGTGCGCCAGCATACATTACAATACACGAGTGACAATAGATCGaagaaataaatgaaaattaccAATCCGAGCGAGCTCTTGCCAGAGTACAATCCAGGAAGCGGCGCCATTGTTGCCAAATTTTCACAGCAAAAATCGGAGTTGAGGAAACTCGCAACAAAATTTCTCCTCGAATTATCAGTTTTCTTCTTCACAGTATTCTCTTTCTATCTTATTGCACATATTATGTGGTCCATTGGGCCTTGATTGGGCCCTTATGATTTTGGACTAAGCCTATTTGAATATTACTTTTCTTGGTAAACAATACACCCAACATTTGACTGACAAcggatttaaaaaataaaaggggaaaaatatcaaataagcccccgtcgtggtggcccttttcacgtctggccccctatagtcgaaggggtatcaactaaatccctaaactaattaaaatcgaataatttccctcctctgacctaacgccgttaagtgtccgttaacgtttgggtttaattgcaccctctacttcaggggtggatctgcaccttattttttttgttttttttttataatttcagcaacccacctccgacaTCAACTTAACCCCGCCCCCTGGATCcattctttttttctctttttcaggtcaggactcgagaacctgtgaatctaatggatctggacatgaatttcattttttggacctaatggatttggaccggatcctgacctaagtaaaaaaatacggatatggatttggaccaagcaggattcgatccaggtccacatctggagttggtgatgctgctgcatgtcggcggtaagcagtcgacgatcaagagattgagcgcgtgcgagctgacaaagtgtaagttggagccgatgagtacggggggcggttaagttgatgccgggggtgggttgctgaaattattaaaaaaaaaaaaggtacagATCCGCCCCTGAAGTAgatggtgcaattaaacccaaacgttaacggacacttaacggcgttaggtcagaggagggaaattattcgattttaattagtttagggatttagttgataccccttcgactatagggggccagacgtgaaaagggccaccaagacgggggcttatttgatacttttcccaaaaaaaaaatctaagtaatTTTGGTATTGAAATACTAGAGTTAGGTTATGTAATTAGTTAATCGATAGGTTTAATAAACCATATCTCAACCATTAACACATCTTCATCTTAATTTCAACAAGTTTAAAGTGAAGTAACTTGGCTTTGCTCTATGCCATAAGATATAGTTTTATGCTCCGCGCCTAAGATTCATCGCACCGTTTAAT
This window encodes:
- the LOC131005587 gene encoding uncharacterized protein LOC131005587 isoform X2, with the translated sequence MAPLPGLYSGKSSLGLVARVSAFSFGVVYGSLKLKVLKIQAKSHKKAEAKEHH
- the LOC131005587 gene encoding uncharacterized protein LOC131005587 isoform X1, which encodes MAPLPGLYSGKSSLGLVARVSAFSFGVVYGSLKLKVLKVLCRFSPFKFVLISFVSR